A single genomic interval of Trichosurus vulpecula isolate mTriVul1 chromosome 6, mTriVul1.pri, whole genome shotgun sequence harbors:
- the LOC118855031 gene encoding olfactory receptor 5I1-like, whose translation MTTETNKENSSTEDNFFLLGFRDHPELQVFLFLVFFFIYTMTLLGNLGMITLITTSSHLHTPMYFFLSVLSFIDACYSSVIAPKLLVDLFSERKAISYNGCATQLYFFCSFVDTESFLLAAMAYDRYVAICNPLLYTVVMSKRVCCQLVFGAFLGGTMSSIIHTTNTFQLSFCSNEINHFFCDISPLFSLSCFDTYIHDIVLVVFASLVEAICLLTVLLSYAYIIVTILKTGSAEGRKKGFSTCASHLTVVTIYHGTLIFIYLRPSTDHSLDIDKVTSVFYTLIIPMLNPLIYSLRNKDVKNALRKIIHQKVLSQ comes from the coding sequence ATGACTACAGAAACGAACAAAGAGAATAGTAGCACAGAGGACAATTTCTTTCTTCTGGGTTTCAGAGATCACCCAGAACTTCAGGTTTTCCtatttttagtattctttttCATCTACACCATGACCTTGTTGGGAAACCTTGGAATGATTACACTAATCACAACCAGTTCACATCTGCATACCCCTATGTACTTCTTCCTCAGTGTTTTATCATTTATAGATGCTTGTTATTCTTCAGTCATTGCTCCAAAGTTGCTGGTGGATTTGTTTTCAGAGAGGAAAGCAATTTCTTATAATGGATGTGCAACACAgttgtatttcttttgttcttttgtggATACAGAATCTTTTCTCTTGGCTGCTATGGCTTATGACCGGTATGTAGCAATCTGTAACCCACTACTCTATACAGTAGTAATGTCCAAGAGAGTTTGCTGTCAGCTGGTTTTTGGAGCTTTTCTGGGTGGAACCATGAGCTCCATTATTCACACCACAAACACATTCCAACTGTCCTTTTGTTCTAATGAAATTAACCATTTCTTTTGTGATATTTCACCTCTTTTCTCCCTGTCTTGTTTTGACACTTATATCCATGATATTGTTCTCGTAGTCTTTGCCAGTCTTGTTGAAGCCATCTGTCTTTTGACTGTCCTCCTCTCTTATGCATACATCATAGTCACCATCCTTAAGACTGGTTCtgctgaagggagaaagaaaggattttCTACTTGTGCCTCCCACCTGACTGTAGTTACTATCTACCATGGGACTCTGATCTTCATCTATTTACGTCCAAGCACAGATCATTCTCTAGATATTGACAAAGTGACCTCAGTTTTTTATACACTTATCATCCCCATGTTGAATCCACTTATCTACAGCCTGAGGAACAAAGATGTTAAAAATGCCTTAAGAAAGATAATCCACCAAAAAGTACTTTCTCAGTGA